Proteins encoded within one genomic window of Gloeobacter kilaueensis JS1:
- a CDS encoding ParB/RepB/Spo0J family partition protein translates to MMSGKRDTARPEDRLRVVNAPRTEAAGCWLSVDAIRPCDSQPRRFFDPTAQQELIESVRLHGILQPLLVRPVDGGQYELVAGERRYRAARTVGLEKVPVLIRQLSNAEAIESALIENLQREELNPLEETEGILQLLALKLGQSEEQIVSLLYRIQNTARLKGTDNVMGSAEATAVQALFASLGKMTCDSFINNRLPLRNLPADLFRAVRQGKLAYTKARLLAQIKDRPRRERLLDQTLREDLSLSQLRQLVRLACAQPEPEPLFKRLAAVYRRVKKIDWQDPAKRARFEQLLGELDALVSNE, encoded by the coding sequence ATGATGAGCGGCAAGCGCGATACGGCCCGGCCTGAAGACCGCCTCAGAGTGGTAAACGCTCCGCGCACGGAGGCGGCTGGTTGCTGGTTATCCGTAGATGCGATCCGGCCCTGCGACAGCCAGCCCCGGCGCTTCTTCGATCCCACTGCTCAGCAGGAATTGATCGAGTCCGTGCGCCTGCATGGCATTCTGCAACCGCTTCTGGTCCGGCCCGTCGATGGGGGGCAGTACGAACTGGTCGCCGGTGAGCGCCGCTACCGGGCTGCCCGCACCGTCGGCCTTGAGAAAGTGCCGGTGCTGATTCGGCAGCTGAGCAATGCGGAGGCAATCGAATCGGCGCTCATCGAAAATCTGCAGCGGGAGGAACTCAATCCTCTCGAAGAGACCGAGGGCATCTTGCAACTGCTGGCCCTCAAGCTCGGCCAGTCCGAGGAGCAGATCGTCTCGCTACTGTACCGGATTCAGAACACGGCACGCCTCAAGGGTACCGATAACGTTATGGGTAGCGCTGAGGCTACCGCCGTACAGGCACTGTTTGCCAGCCTCGGCAAGATGACCTGCGACTCGTTTATCAACAACCGCCTGCCCCTGCGCAACCTGCCTGCCGATCTGTTTCGGGCGGTACGGCAGGGCAAGCTCGCCTACACGAAGGCGCGCCTGCTGGCCCAAATCAAGGACCGCCCCCGGCGCGAGCGGCTGCTCGATCAGACCCTGCGCGAGGATCTGAGCCTGAGCCAGCTACGGCAACTGGTGCGCCTCGCCTGCGCCCAACCCGAGCCTGAGCCTTTATTCAAGCGCCTGGCAGCGGTCTACCGCCGGGTCAAAAAGATCGACTGGCAAGATCCCGCCAAGCGCGCCCGCTTCGAGCAACTGCTCGGCGAGTTGGACGCGCTGGTAAGCAACGAGTAA
- a CDS encoding DUF427 domain-containing protein codes for MIPGQRVEPQPGQESVWDYPRPPRLEPVAKRLRVLFGGETIADTRHGFRVLETSHPPVYYLPPADLRLEFLIATARSSFCEFKGNARYWTVQVGERTAPDAAWSYEQPSPGFEAIRSYLAFYASRMDACYVDDEKVQPQPGGFYGGWITGDIVGPFKGGPGSWGW; via the coding sequence ATGATACCTGGTCAGCGCGTCGAGCCTCAGCCGGGTCAGGAGTCCGTCTGGGACTACCCGCGACCGCCCAGATTGGAGCCGGTGGCGAAGCGCCTGCGGGTGCTCTTTGGTGGCGAGACGATCGCTGACACCCGGCATGGCTTCCGGGTTCTGGAGACGAGCCATCCACCGGTGTACTACCTGCCGCCCGCCGACCTTCGCCTTGAATTTTTGATTGCGACCGCTCGCAGTTCCTTCTGCGAATTCAAGGGCAACGCCCGCTACTGGACAGTGCAGGTGGGGGAGCGTACCGCCCCGGATGCAGCCTGGAGCTACGAACAGCCCAGTCCTGGCTTTGAAGCGATCAGGAGCTACCTCGCCTTTTATGCAAGCCGGATGGACGCCTGCTACGTGGACGACGAAAAAGTCCAACCCCAGCCGGGGGGCTTCTACGGCGGCTGGATCACAGGCGATATCGTCGGTCCTTTCAAGGGCGGTCCCGGCAGTTGGGGCTGGTAG
- a CDS encoding ATP-binding cassette domain-containing protein, with protein MDTEAAAPPATIALQNVSRRYGDTVALYPSDLTCDPASTTVLIGPSGCGKSTLIRIIAGLIVPDTGSVSLGGVRLTAQNGGELRQKLGYVIQDGGLFPHLSARDNVALLPRYLNHPKGAIERRVQELADLVQIPATSLDRFPRELSGGQRQRIGLMRALMNDPKIVLLDEPLGALDPITRSELQVQLKAIFDHLKKTVVIVTHDMTEAAYFGDCIVLMRAGQIVQRGALAELVEHPVEPYVRDFLTLRTPSR; from the coding sequence ATGGATACCGAGGCGGCGGCCCCCCCGGCGACGATTGCCCTTCAAAACGTCTCCCGGCGCTACGGCGACACCGTTGCCCTGTATCCGAGCGATCTCACCTGCGATCCGGCCAGCACGACTGTGCTTATCGGGCCGAGCGGCTGCGGCAAATCGACTTTGATCCGGATCATCGCCGGTCTCATCGTCCCCGATACCGGCAGCGTGAGCCTGGGTGGTGTGCGACTGACGGCCCAAAATGGCGGCGAGTTGCGCCAGAAACTGGGCTACGTCATTCAAGACGGCGGCCTGTTTCCGCACCTGAGTGCCCGCGACAACGTTGCCCTGCTGCCGCGCTATCTCAACCACCCGAAAGGAGCGATCGAAAGACGGGTGCAGGAATTGGCGGACCTAGTCCAGATTCCGGCGACCAGCCTCGATCGCTTTCCAAGGGAACTCTCCGGCGGTCAGCGCCAGCGCATCGGCCTGATGCGGGCACTGATGAACGATCCGAAGATCGTGCTGCTCGATGAGCCCCTCGGAGCCCTCGACCCGATCACCCGCAGCGAGTTGCAGGTGCAACTCAAGGCGATCTTCGACCACCTAAAAAAGACGGTGGTGATCGTCACCCACGATATGACGGAGGCCGCCTACTTTGGCGACTGTATCGTGCTGATGCGCGCCGGACAGATTGTCCAGCGCGGTGCTCTCGCTGAACTGGTAGAGCACCCGGTGGAGCCTTACGTGCGCGACTTTCTCACCCTGCGCACCCCCAGCCGCTGA
- a CDS encoding putative sensor domain DACNV-containing protein, which produces MGYIYPSDLAAFVFEIWQRTPGEIEGHWLNQPAYQLPSLATLEELLSTCFQASLLVEEQRPVTFRLLFGEPEVFEPQAGPPMGLLRLLFDVPQPFSAHDLRRLSPAVRFERSLIGVRLNDEGELEIWGIIHSGPRWLRLLRGGRGTSPPLPPFLVICASGRGRLEVCKGTTALAQLSEGQLYSQSLNVFESHWLPASFATVRAELAELHAQSRRQEGTDWAALDPYFVKRLAQNIVKRVIATIRGAHHGGTVVFVDPQRTELLTEKNPYITFKYRFRAEEARARFRTLLVKSMNTLAAIESGSQRPVGWKDYECSNDEMLLTLDEAIFELAHLVATLASVDGAVVMTKRFEILGFGGFIGCENAEVPVVARALDLEGEQVCFESTASVGTRHRSAYRLCQQWHDAVAVVVSQDDGVRFLHWKDGFVTSWNQQTLLNAMDF; this is translated from the coding sequence ATGGGTTACATCTATCCCAGCGATCTCGCCGCCTTTGTCTTTGAAATTTGGCAGCGCACGCCCGGCGAGATCGAGGGCCACTGGTTAAACCAGCCCGCTTACCAGTTACCCTCTCTGGCGACGCTCGAAGAGTTGCTGTCCACCTGCTTTCAGGCAAGTCTGCTGGTCGAGGAGCAGCGCCCGGTCACCTTCCGGCTACTGTTTGGCGAACCGGAAGTGTTCGAGCCGCAGGCGGGACCGCCTATGGGTCTGTTGCGCCTGCTCTTCGATGTACCGCAACCATTTAGCGCCCACGATCTGCGCCGCCTCTCCCCCGCCGTCCGCTTCGAGCGCTCGCTCATCGGGGTGCGCCTCAACGACGAAGGAGAGCTGGAGATCTGGGGGATCATCCACTCCGGGCCGCGCTGGCTAAGGCTGTTGCGCGGTGGCCGGGGCACCAGCCCCCCCTTGCCGCCGTTTCTGGTTATCTGTGCCAGTGGCCGGGGCCGCCTCGAGGTCTGCAAGGGCACCACGGCCCTTGCCCAATTGAGCGAGGGACAGCTGTATTCTCAGTCGCTCAACGTCTTTGAATCCCACTGGCTACCGGCCAGTTTTGCCACCGTGCGCGCCGAACTGGCGGAGTTGCACGCCCAGTCCCGGCGGCAGGAGGGTACCGATTGGGCGGCCCTCGATCCGTATTTTGTCAAGCGTCTGGCCCAGAACATCGTCAAGCGGGTGATCGCGACGATCCGGGGTGCCCACCACGGCGGCACCGTCGTCTTCGTCGATCCGCAGCGCACGGAGCTACTCACAGAAAAAAATCCGTATATCACCTTCAAGTACCGCTTCAGGGCGGAGGAGGCGAGGGCGCGCTTCCGGACGTTGCTGGTCAAAAGCATGAACACGCTGGCGGCGATCGAGAGCGGCAGCCAGAGGCCGGTGGGCTGGAAAGATTACGAGTGCAGCAACGACGAGATGCTTCTCACGCTCGACGAGGCGATCTTCGAGCTGGCCCATCTTGTCGCGACCCTCGCCTCCGTCGATGGGGCGGTGGTGATGACCAAGCGCTTCGAGATTCTTGGTTTTGGCGGTTTTATCGGCTGCGAGAATGCCGAGGTGCCGGTGGTCGCCCGCGCCCTCGATCTTGAAGGCGAACAGGTGTGCTTTGAATCGACCGCCAGTGTCGGCACCCGCCACCGCTCCGCCTATCGTCTGTGCCAGCAGTGGCACGATGCCGTCGCGGTGGTTGTCTCTCAAGACGATGGGGTGCGCTTTTTGCACTGGAAGGACGGTTTTGTCACCAGCTGGAATCAGCAGACGCTGCTCAACGCGATGGATTTTTAG
- a CDS encoding tetratricopeptide repeat protein, whose product MRSISWLALFFLLTPAAVLAQFPERPLLIAQDDQKRFEAQQLFNRANDKSSAGDFAGAINDYNRAIRLYPGYYQAFGGRAEARRKSGDLQGAIADYQQMVRIFPNDVGVYHNLGKLYFQLQDYPQVVVYTTEALNRNGDLKDVHQLRANALIRQGDFGRALEDFDAILGVRAPDVVNPDNPEVSTFSPDDAPVLARRALLYQRLGRYTEALADYNAALRLDPKLSYAYGWRASLRSVQGSNLSTLDDCDAAIKANAATALIYYIQGNARFNLGQKALATAAYEQAVALPFGSDAIPAEDLDYKARADARFNQKQLPESLADYDQALRFNPNYAEAYFKRGSLKLELADRTGALADLQKAQQLFAGRGDKFNADRAQALVAKLQT is encoded by the coding sequence ATGCGTTCTATTTCCTGGCTTGCGCTTTTCTTCTTACTCACTCCGGCGGCTGTCCTGGCCCAGTTCCCCGAGCGGCCCCTTCTGATCGCCCAGGACGATCAAAAGCGCTTTGAGGCCCAGCAGCTTTTTAATCGGGCCAACGACAAGAGCAGCGCAGGCGATTTTGCCGGGGCGATCAACGATTACAACCGGGCGATTCGCCTTTATCCCGGCTATTACCAGGCTTTTGGCGGTCGGGCAGAGGCGAGGCGCAAATCCGGCGACCTGCAGGGGGCGATCGCCGACTACCAGCAGATGGTCCGCATCTTTCCGAACGATGTCGGGGTCTACCACAACCTGGGCAAGCTCTACTTTCAGTTGCAGGACTATCCCCAGGTGGTCGTCTATACGACCGAGGCGCTCAACCGCAACGGTGACCTTAAAGACGTTCACCAACTGCGGGCAAATGCGCTCATCCGCCAGGGCGACTTTGGCCGCGCCCTCGAAGACTTCGACGCGATTTTGGGGGTGCGGGCACCGGATGTAGTCAATCCCGACAATCCCGAGGTGTCCACCTTCAGCCCCGACGACGCACCGGTGCTTGCCCGGCGGGCATTACTCTATCAGCGGCTGGGCAGATACACCGAAGCGCTCGCCGACTACAACGCCGCCCTCCGGCTCGATCCGAAGTTGAGCTACGCCTACGGCTGGCGGGCCAGCCTGCGCTCGGTGCAAGGATCCAATCTTTCGACCCTCGACGACTGCGACGCAGCGATCAAGGCGAATGCCGCTACGGCGCTCATCTACTACATCCAGGGCAACGCCCGCTTCAATCTGGGCCAGAAGGCTCTGGCCACCGCCGCCTACGAACAGGCCGTCGCTCTGCCCTTCGGCAGCGATGCGATCCCGGCAGAAGATCTTGACTACAAGGCCCGCGCCGATGCCCGCTTCAACCAGAAACAACTGCCAGAGTCTCTCGCCGACTACGATCAGGCGCTGCGCTTCAATCCGAACTACGCCGAGGCGTACTTCAAACGGGGCAGTCTGAAGCTGGAACTGGCGGACCGGACCGGAGCGCTGGCGGACTTGCAAAAAGCCCAACAGCTCTTTGCCGGGCGGGGCGACAAGTTCAACGCCGACCGCGCCCAGGCGCTGGTAGCCAAACTCCAGACTTAA
- a CDS encoding M16 family metallopeptidase produces the protein MQRTNWLWAAPVLLLWLATPLLAAEVRETLLPNGLRILSKEIHTSPAVTVQVWYGVGSREETSGKTGIAHQLEHLMFKGTRARPVQFGQLYNALGADANAFTSFDQTAYYATAGSDKLDALLQLEADRMTGAVIDGASLKSEKTVVLSELDGKRNNPRSVLNERVLARAFSRHPYHYTPIGERKDVEALGVAEVRDFYRAHYGPNNATLIVVGDFDTDKLLSKVRRYFGTLKPIANLKADRPPIEPTQTGEQRVELRQPGRVPALQVLYHTPAANSPDVAAIDVLDTILTSGRSSRLFKSLIETGLAAAAGGSQSTQIDPGWYSFSITPRKDPDTVLAALDAELARVRTEGVTAEELARAREQVRVSLLLGKDSIEAQANLLGSFQTTYGDYRKLDTYLAQLQRVDSKDIQRVLETYFRPTNRTVGVFIPSEATAAAPSAPEKAESFASGQPVNYDTLSRYLPTLGKSSRIREPRPVEATLPNGIRLQVLTNRSAPTVTVLGRFLAGSAFDPPGRTGTASFVAALLDEGTRTRTGEELARLIEDQGIQLGFQARRENAVFEGAALSEDLDLLLTLSADMLRNPSFPDKELERVRGQFLTGLASALDNPATVAQRTFYSTLYPAGHPFHELVSEESLKAITRAELIAFQQRYYRPQDLILTVVGDVDPEQVIARIKALFGDWRSDTPPGTLEAAAVPPVARREAVVMPGKSEAQVIVGGIGLTRTDPDYYTALVMNDILGGNTLSSRLGVRVRDQLGLTYGIYSRYSPGFLAGPFTISLQTSPTGVEPALAAVGAELERFRTTGPTQAELDRSRRSLIDRFPLTLTDNAGVANLLLEESLYNLGRDYPSTYVRTLENIRPADVRRVAERLLPIKQFTTVVVSPNAAAVAKPAAAAP, from the coding sequence ATGCAAAGAACAAACTGGCTGTGGGCGGCTCCGGTGCTACTGCTCTGGCTTGCCACGCCCCTGCTGGCAGCCGAGGTGCGCGAGACGCTCCTGCCCAACGGCCTGCGGATACTCAGCAAAGAAATTCACACCAGCCCGGCGGTGACGGTCCAGGTCTGGTACGGCGTCGGCTCGCGGGAGGAGACCTCCGGCAAAACCGGAATCGCCCACCAGCTCGAACACCTGATGTTCAAGGGCACCCGCGCCCGGCCCGTACAGTTCGGCCAGCTCTACAACGCTCTGGGAGCTGACGCCAATGCCTTTACCAGCTTTGATCAGACCGCCTACTACGCGACTGCAGGTTCGGACAAGCTCGACGCCCTGCTGCAGTTAGAAGCTGACCGGATGACCGGGGCAGTGATCGATGGGGCCTCCCTCAAAAGCGAAAAAACCGTCGTCCTCTCGGAGCTGGACGGCAAGCGCAACAATCCCCGCTCGGTGCTGAACGAGAGGGTTCTAGCCAGAGCCTTCAGCCGCCACCCTTACCACTACACGCCGATTGGCGAGCGCAAGGATGTCGAAGCGTTGGGCGTGGCCGAGGTGCGCGATTTTTACCGCGCCCACTACGGTCCCAACAACGCCACGCTCATCGTCGTGGGCGACTTCGACACCGACAAGTTGCTCAGCAAAGTCCGCCGCTACTTTGGAACCCTCAAACCGATCGCCAACCTCAAAGCCGACCGTCCGCCGATCGAGCCCACCCAGACGGGCGAGCAACGAGTCGAGCTGCGTCAGCCCGGAAGGGTGCCCGCCCTGCAGGTGCTCTATCACACCCCCGCCGCCAACAGCCCCGATGTCGCCGCCATCGATGTGCTCGATACGATCCTCACCAGCGGTCGCAGCAGCCGCCTCTTCAAAAGCCTGATCGAGACCGGCCTCGCCGCCGCTGCCGGCGGTAGCCAGTCCACCCAGATCGATCCGGGCTGGTACAGCTTCAGCATTACCCCGCGCAAGGATCCCGACACCGTACTGGCGGCCCTCGACGCGGAGCTGGCCCGCGTGCGCACCGAAGGCGTCACCGCCGAGGAGCTGGCCCGTGCCCGCGAACAGGTGCGCGTCAGCCTGCTTTTGGGCAAAGACTCGATCGAGGCCCAGGCCAACCTGCTCGGTTCCTTCCAGACCACCTACGGCGATTACCGCAAGCTCGATACCTACCTGGCCCAACTGCAGCGGGTCGATTCAAAGGATATTCAGCGGGTGCTCGAAACGTACTTCCGGCCCACCAACCGCACCGTGGGCGTCTTCATTCCGAGCGAAGCGACCGCCGCCGCCCCGAGCGCTCCGGAGAAGGCCGAATCCTTCGCGAGTGGTCAGCCGGTGAACTACGACACGCTGAGCCGGTATCTGCCCACCCTCGGCAAATCCAGCCGGATCCGCGAGCCCAGACCGGTCGAAGCGACCCTGCCCAACGGCATTCGCCTCCAGGTGCTCACCAACCGCAGCGCCCCGACCGTGACGGTGCTCGGTCGCTTTCTGGCAGGTTCCGCCTTTGACCCGCCGGGCCGCACAGGCACCGCCAGCTTCGTCGCCGCGCTCCTCGACGAGGGCACCCGCACCCGCACCGGCGAGGAACTGGCCCGGTTGATCGAGGACCAGGGCATCCAGTTGGGCTTTCAGGCCCGACGCGAAAACGCCGTCTTCGAGGGAGCGGCCCTCAGCGAAGACCTCGATCTGCTGCTGACGCTGAGCGCCGATATGCTGCGCAACCCGAGCTTTCCTGACAAAGAACTCGAACGGGTGCGCGGCCAGTTTCTTACCGGCCTTGCCAGCGCCCTCGACAATCCTGCCACCGTCGCCCAGCGGACGTTCTACAGCACCCTCTATCCGGCGGGCCACCCCTTTCACGAACTGGTGAGCGAGGAGTCGTTAAAAGCGATCACCCGCGCCGAGTTGATCGCCTTTCAGCAGCGCTACTACCGGCCCCAGGACTTGATCCTCACCGTCGTGGGCGACGTCGATCCGGAGCAGGTGATAGCGCGGATAAAAGCGCTCTTTGGCGACTGGCGCTCCGACACTCCACCGGGTACCCTCGAAGCGGCGGCGGTCCCTCCCGTCGCCCGGCGCGAGGCAGTCGTCATGCCCGGCAAAAGTGAGGCCCAGGTGATCGTCGGTGGCATCGGCCTCACCCGCACCGACCCGGACTACTACACGGCCCTCGTGATGAACGACATCCTGGGCGGCAACACCCTATCAAGCCGCCTGGGGGTGCGCGTGCGCGATCAACTGGGCCTCACCTACGGCATCTACTCGCGCTACTCGCCCGGTTTTCTGGCTGGTCCCTTCACGATCAGCCTCCAGACAAGCCCCACCGGCGTCGAACCGGCCCTTGCCGCCGTGGGTGCGGAGCTGGAGCGCTTTCGCACCACCGGACCCACCCAGGCGGAGCTGGATCGTTCGCGCCGCTCGCTCATCGACCGCTTTCCCCTCACCCTCACCGACAACGCCGGGGTGGCCAACCTGCTATTAGAAGAATCCCTCTACAACCTGGGCCGGGACTACCCGAGCACCTACGTGCGCACCCTCGAAAATATCCGGCCCGCCGACGTGCGCCGAGTCGCCGAGCGATTGCTGCCCATCAAACAGTTCACCACCGTCGTCGTCAGCCCCAACGCCGCTGCCGTGGCAAAACCAGCGGCTGCCGCTCCCTGA
- the cobU gene encoding bifunctional adenosylcobinamide kinase/adenosylcobinamide-phosphate guanylyltransferase, producing the protein MNPALILILGGARSGKSRFAERLASHYAGTEPVLYIATAQPSDPEMISRIERHQAERPAHWQTIECPRLLCSVTEEPLAPVILLDCLSVLVANWLLAGGDFENIRWSEADEAALLREVESLIDASAAAHTHLLIVSNEVGMGVVPPYPLGRLYRDVLGRLHQSIAERAERVYLLVAGLPVEIKSLAHLPFTFQ; encoded by the coding sequence TTGAACCCGGCTTTGATCTTGATTCTCGGTGGAGCGCGTAGCGGCAAGAGCCGCTTTGCCGAACGCCTCGCGAGCCACTACGCCGGGACGGAGCCAGTTCTCTACATTGCCACCGCCCAGCCCAGCGACCCGGAGATGATAAGCCGCATCGAGCGCCACCAGGCCGAGCGGCCCGCCCACTGGCAGACGATCGAGTGCCCGCGCCTGCTTTGTTCGGTGACTGAAGAACCGTTGGCCCCGGTGATCCTCCTCGATTGCCTGAGTGTGCTGGTGGCAAACTGGCTTCTTGCCGGAGGCGACTTTGAGAACATCCGCTGGAGCGAGGCGGACGAGGCTGCCCTGCTGCGGGAAGTCGAAAGCCTGATCGACGCTTCTGCCGCTGCCCACACCCACCTGCTCATCGTGAGCAACGAGGTCGGTATGGGCGTCGTGCCGCCCTATCCCCTCGGACGCCTCTACCGCGACGTGCTCGGACGCCTGCACCAGAGCATCGCCGAGCGGGCCGAGCGGGTCTATCTGCTCGTGGCCGGTCTGCCGGTAGAAATCAAATCTCTCGCCCACCTGCCCTTTACCTTTCAATAG